The following is a genomic window from Bacillus sp. V2I10.
AAAAACATTAACGAAGGTGTACCAAGATTTAATCCAGGTGACATTTTAGCAACGAATTCCTTATTGTGCAGAATGATGCTTGTTTCTGCGTCCTTTGTTGGAGCCATTTCAATCCATCTCATTCCTTGACCGTACCTTCTGCTCCTCCACTGATTTCCCAAGTTCCAACTAATCGATTTAGGGCTTTAAGATCAGAATTCGGAATCGGTAATGAATTTACTTGTTGTTGTAGTTTATCGTTTGTCATAACTATTTCCCCTCCATATGTTCATCTTATTTTATGATTGATAGAATTCAGGTATCAGACCATTTTTGCCAGTTGCGCCTCAAGACGATCGAAGTTCTGTTCGTTTGCCTCGACGGCGAATCTCCTCACCTTGTCGCATTCAGCGGCCGACTCGTGAAGCATGCGCCAAGTAAGCTCGGTCTTGCCTCCTAGCTCGGTAAAGGTGACGGTCAGCAAAAATTCGTGGATCGGCTCCAGATGACGGAGGACGATCCGTTCAGGTTTCACCACCTCGACAAATACGCTCTTATTCTCGTAGTCGACGCCATTGGGTCCGTGCATGACGTAGCGCCAGATACCCTCCGGCCGCATATCGAACTCATGAAACGTGTTCGTAAAGCCCTTAGGCCCCCACCAATGCACCAGGTGATCCGGATCGCTGAACGCTTTGAACATGTGTTCACGCGACGCATTAAAGATGCGCGTATTGACGATCTCGCGGTCTGAGATCGCTTCAGAATTATTATTTGTCGTAACCTCGGAAGACATTATGAATTCTCTTTTTTTATGTTGACTGACGTTCAGCTGCTTGAGAATTTCTTCTAGGCGGTCCCAAGTTTCGGTGATTCCTTGCAGCATGCCCATATCCATGACAGTCTTGAGGCCCTCCGCTGACGCATATTCACCACGGTTAATCAGCTTCGTCTTGCCGCCGAGATCAATGAATTCCAATGTAACATCAGTCGATGGCATGGCGTCATTCGTATTTCCTTCAGCATCCGAGAAGAAATCGACGTATACTATCTTCTCCGGCTCGATGATCTCCTTATAAACCCCTTTGCCCCAAGATTCCATACCGTAAAAGTCACCTTGGTTTTGGTCGACGCACTTCATGCAGTAGTGCCAAACGCCGCCCGGCCGGAAATCGACGTTGCAGACTGGAAGCTCCCACCCTTTGGGACCCCACCAGTGTTTGAGATGCTCGGGCTCTTTAAACATCTTGAACACGAGGTCGCGCGGCGCGTCGAAAATACGCTCCAGCACGAGTATCCGATCGTTCTCTACCCTCGAAATCATTGCGTTGTTGGACATTTCTAATTCCTCCTCAGATAAATGATAGATCTTAAGATTTTTCTTTGTTTTGCAGTTCCTACAAGTATTCGATCAGGTTGTCGAATCTTTCTTCCCAGACGCGGCAGTTGCATCCGTCCATTCCCATTTCCTTTTTGTATATGTTGTGCCCCTCAAATCTTAGCTAATTCTTCCTCAAGTCGATCAAGCGTTGATTTTGCACCCTCAATGGCTCCATACTCCTTAACCGCTTTGTCAAGTTCCTCTGCTGACTTAAAGAGCATCCACATAGTGAGTTCGGTCTTATCTCCTTGATCGGAAAATGTTACCGTTACTCGAAAATGTTCCTCCTTTCCGTCGCCATGGGAGTAAACGAGTCGCTCAGGACTCACGACCTCTATGAAGTCAATTTTATTGTTATAATCGACACCATCGGGTCCATGCATGACGTAAGTCCATACACCGCCTGGCTTTACATTTATTTCTTGAACCGTAATTGTAAAGCCTTTCGGCCCCCACCAGTGCTTTAGATGCTCAGCCTCGGTCCACGCCTTGAACACAAGCTCACGTGGTGCATTGAAGGTACGCGTGATAACCAATTCACATTTCTCGGTGTTCATTGTAATGCTGTTTGTTGCAGTTTCCTTTGACATTTCCATTCCTCCTAATCAATTTTTGTTAAATTATTTCGCATGACTTAATGAAACGGCTTTTCGTTTTCTATGGTAGAAAACATAGGATCCAGCAATCAAAATGTACCCAATAATGAAAAATACCCAAGGATCGCCTACTGCTATAGTTGAATACATGGCACCCGTCAAATCGATGACAAATCCGGCATACGCCCATTCCTTAATTCGCGGAAAGCCGGGCATCAGTATCGCTATTACACCTAACAATTTGGCAACGCCAATAAAGGGAAGAAGGTATGCGGGGTACCCTAAATGTTTGAATAAAGCAACTGCTTCAGGGGCGGACATTATATCACCAATAGAACCTAAAAGCATTAATGCTATAAACAGCCCCGTAAAAAACCAGTATCCGATTGTTATTTTCTTCAGAGATACCTTATTTCCTTCTTTGGTTTGGTCATTCCTAATAAGTTTCCGATCTTCTACAGACGTCAAAAGGTTTGCCATGACCTCATTCCTCCAATATCGTTTTTTTAATAATCTTTGGCAGGACTCCTACTTGTCGTCATGGTTCACATCCTTTCTTTGTAGGTCCTGCAGGTAATCGTCCAAGCGGTCGAATCTCTCGTTCCAAATGTGGCGGTAGGACTCTAGCCAGGAATCAAGCTCTTTGAACGGCTCGGCCCTCAGCTTGTAGATCCGTCGATTGGCGATTGCATTCACCTCGACGAGCCCTGCATTACTAAGTACACGAAGATGTTTGGAAGTTTGTGGCTGACTGAGCTCAAGTCGATCGGCAATCTCCCCTACCGTGAGAGGGCCGTTACGTAAGAGTTCGACAATGTGTAGTCGGTTAGGCTCAGCAAGAGCATTCAAAGTTGTTTTCATGAATTCAATATACCTTAAAAGGAATATTCCCGTCAAGGAATATTGAAAATATTTTTTAGCAACGGTTTTCTGATGTTCGATAAAAAAGGATAGAGGACATTAACACCAGGAATTAAAGGTTCTAATGTCCTCTAACAAAAAAGGATTTT
Proteins encoded in this region:
- a CDS encoding SRPBCC family protein → MSSEVTTNNNSEAISDREIVNTRIFNASREHMFKAFSDPDHLVHWWGPKGFTNTFHEFDMRPEGIWRYVMHGPNGVDYENKSVFVEVVKPERIVLRHLEPIHEFLLTVTFTELGGKTELTWRMLHESAAECDKVRRFAVEANEQNFDRLEAQLAKMV
- a CDS encoding SRPBCC family protein translates to MSKETATNSITMNTEKCELVITRTFNAPRELVFKAWTEAEHLKHWWGPKGFTITVQEINVKPGGVWTYVMHGPDGVDYNNKIDFIEVVSPERLVYSHGDGKEEHFRVTVTFSDQGDKTELTMWMLFKSAEELDKAVKEYGAIEGAKSTLDRLEEELAKI
- a CDS encoding DoxX family protein, whose product is MANLLTSVEDRKLIRNDQTKEGNKVSLKKITIGYWFFTGLFIALMLLGSIGDIMSAPEAVALFKHLGYPAYLLPFIGVAKLLGVIAILMPGFPRIKEWAYAGFVIDLTGAMYSTIAVGDPWVFFIIGYILIAGSYVFYHRKRKAVSLSHAK
- a CDS encoding helix-turn-helix transcriptional regulator, whose translation is MKTTLNALAEPNRLHIVELLRNGPLTVGEIADRLELSQPQTSKHLRVLSNAGLVEVNAIANRRIYKLRAEPFKELDSWLESYRHIWNERFDRLDDYLQDLQRKDVNHDDK